From the genome of Mycoplasma sp. 1578d:
TATTAAAAGTCAAAATATTATCGTTACTGAACATCAAGAAATCAAGATTGTGGATCTAGGAATTTCACTTTCGCCTGATTCACAAAGAATCACTAAAACCAGCACAATTGTATGTTCTCCATATTATGCTGCTCCAGAAATTAATCATAAAATCACCAAGGCTGTTGATATTTATGCACTGGGAATTGTCTTTTTTGAAATGTTGACTGGTCAATATCCTTTTAAAGGAAAAGATGAGTATGAAACCATTAAAATGCATAAAGAAAAGAATTTTCCTAATATTCGTGAATTTATTGATGTCCCATGGTCAATTTACAATATTTTAGCTCGGGCTGTGGCTAAAGATCCTAAAAAACGCTATGAAAGCGTTTGAGATTTTAATAAAGACCTAACCAAGGCACTAACACCTGAAGGTAAAGCCCAAAGTCCAATTAATATGAAAACACTTCAAGTGCAAAAAACAAAGGATTTATTTTTTGCTTCAAATAAATTTTTAGTTTTTGGAATTGTAATTATTCTTTTAATCATTATTGTGTTATTAATTGTGATCTTTTTTAACATTAAATAAGGAATCAATGAAAGGAAAAATTTTCAGTATTATTGGTGGCATTTACACTGTTAAATTACAAGATCAAAGCTTTATTAAAATTAGCGGTGCTGGTAAATTGAGATATTTAAACCTTACTCCATTAGTAGGGGATGATGTTATAGTAGAAAATAATCAAGTCAGTCAAATTTTAGAACGGAAAAATGAATTTATTCGTCCAAAAGTGGCTAATATTGATCAAATGATTTTGCTAATGTCTTTTAAAGAGCCACAATTTAGTAGTTTCTTGTTCGATAAGTATTTATCAATTGTGGAAAATAAAAAAATCACTCCAATTTTATTCTTTACTAAAGCTGATTTAAGTCAAGATTATATGATTGTTGAACAATACAGAAAAATGAATTATCAATGTTATTTAATTAACAACAACAATCCAACATACGTAAATGATGTTAAAAGAATCTTTAAAAATAAATACTCAGTATTTATGGGGCAAACAGGAGTCGGAAAAACAACAACAATTAACAAATTAAGTAATAATAATTATCAAACGCAAGCTATTTCTAAAGCACTAGGAAGAGGAAAGCATACCACTCGGGCAATTCATATTACTGAATTTAATCATGGTTATTTGATTGATACCCCTGGATTTTCGTCACTGGATTTAGATATGAATAAGTATGAACTAGCACGTAGTTTTGAACAATTTGACAAGCTTGCCCAACAATGTAAATTTCGTTCATGCTTGCATTTAAACGAAACAATTAATGTCTGTGCGATTAAGCAGGCTGTTGAAAATGGTTCAATTCCACAATTTAGATATGATAATTATTTAAAATTACAAAACCAACTTACAGAAAAGGAAAAATAATGAAAAAATACGTTACACCTAGTTTATTAAATGCTGATCCTAAACAACGCCCCAAAATGGCTGAGCATTTAATTGAACAGGGGATCAAATGAATTCACTATGATATTATGGATGGAGAATTTGTTCAAAATACTGCCATTGAAGTGGGCGAAATTATTAATATTGATAAAAATGTCACTAAACATTTTAAAGATGCACACTTAATGGTACAAGACCCTTATTTATACGCTAATTTACTGAGTGAACACGTTGAATTAATAACTTTTCACTATGAAGCAATCGTTGATGATACTGAAGAATTTTTAAACTATTTAATTGATAATAAAGATCAATTAAAAATAGGTTTAGCAATTAAACCACATACACCTGTAGAAAGTATTAAAGAATTTTTGCCACATTTATCACTAGTATTAGTTATGTCAGTAGAACCGGGTAAGGGTGGGCAAAAATTTATGCCTATTGCTCTAGATAAAATTAAAGAACTTAAGAATCTTCGTGCGGTGCATTCATATCAATACTTAATTCAGGTTGATGGTGGAATTAATGATCAAACTGGTCCGCTTTGTTTTAAAGCTGGAGCTGACGCTTGTGTGGCAGGTACTTATTTAGTTTCTGAACCAACTAAAGATCGAATTAACACAATTTTAGGTAATAAATATAAAAACAAAGCGAATTAATTCGCTTTGTTTTCTCTTATGTAGTTATTTAGTTTAAAGTCATAATTATAAGCAAATTTGTATTCTTTCATATATTCGAGTTCATTATCAGTAATTGCTTTATTGTGGTCGATTTTATCGATTAACTCAAAATATTTTTCTTTTTTCTTGTGTATTTCTTCTATTAATTGTTCATATTCTCGGTCAGTAAAAACTTGGCTTAGTTTTTTTGTTTCAAAAAAACTTTTTGCAACATCATCAAAAAATTTTTTTGTTCAAAATTCGTACCAAAATACTTGGTTGTTGACTTTGTCGTATTTGGATTCTGTTTTTCTTGAAATATAATATTTTTTCAGTTCTTCTTGAGCAGATGTAAGTCCAATAAAATTAGATTTGCCCTGAGTATCCAAAATAATATATGCTTGCATTACACCAAGTGAATCGTATTCAATTGTATTTTCTAAAATTCTTTTTAAGAGAATTTTACCTATGCTTAATTGTGATTGAATTTGAGCGGCTAATTGCTGCTGTTGTTGCTCTGGAACAACATTTGCTGCAATTGAACTGTTAAGATTAATTTGTTCTAGAATTTTTTGATACACTTCAAGTGAAGAATGAAGCGGAACGAGCATATATTGTAATTTTTTGTTATTTTCTGGCGATTGTGCAGCAGTATTTTCAACTTTTTTAACAAAGTTCTCAAACTCAATTGCACTATTTTTAAATGTCTTTGGTAAAAACGGATTCTCACATGAAACAAGCAAAAAAGAACTTAAACTCACTATTGTATAAGGAAACAATCACAATAATTTTTTAATTTTTTTCATATGTAATAACTATTTTTTATTTTTAAGTTTCAGTGCTTTATCTAAATATTGATAACCTGAGGCATAACTTATTCCAACTGCTCCAATTAGTCCTAATAGTACTAAAATTGAAAATGCTCTCTTAGCTGCTGAAACTACTTCGTTTAAACTTCCTAAAATACCTGAATCATAATTTGCACTATTAAAAATCGCGTTGATTAATAAAGTAACAATAATTAAAATTGAAATATAAAAAGTTTTAATTCTAGCTAGTTGATTAGCTTTAATATCAACTTGTTGACGTGCCATTTGAATTCTTAATCCATCAACAATTAGATCACGAATAATAATTAATACAACAAGGCCGACATTAAATCAACCCGATAAAATTAAATAAATAAGGCCGACAATTGTAATGATTTTGTCAGCTAAAGGATCTCAAAGCTTTCCAAAATCTGAAACAGTTTTTCATTTGCGAGCTAAGTATCCATCAACAAAATCAGTTGAAATAGCAATTGTAAAAAAGACAAACATTAACCATGATAACCAAGGTTGATAATCAATGATTCTAGCAAATCCTACTTGAAAGACCTTATAACCATGAAAAATTAAAAAAGCAGTGAGAAAAAATGCCATTCAGATGCGAATCATGGTTAGAATATTAGGAATGTTGTTTTTATTAAGTTTTAAATTGAGTTTAAATTTGGACATAAATTACCTTCTTTCAATTAATTTTCTTTTTTCAAAGGCATAATGTTGATTTAGATAATCAACTTCTTTTTGAACATCTTGTTCTGAAATAAGCTCTTTGGCTTTTTTGGCTTGCTCTTTAAAAAAATAAATTTCTTTTGAACACTTTTTCATTCATGAGTTTGGTTTAATGTCTTTTAAATGATTTAAATTTTTCACAAAATCTTGCATTTCTGGATTTGGCAAGACAAATCGTTTAAATCGATCTAAAGTCATAACGTGATTTAAATATTCAATTGGAATTGCGTTAATATCTTTCATTTTCATGTCACCAATACTAACTTTAAAGTTTTCTAATTCTTCTTCGTTTAATTCAATTAAACGATTAATGCTAATAATTAGTGTTTGCGAATATTCTTTAGCTTCGGCTTTAAATTGTTCTAATAATTTCTTTTCTTTTCGAGCATCAATTTTATCTTTTATAGTTTTGAAAAGGAAAAATCCAGCCACTAAGGAAACTAATGCTCCAAAGACAATTCATATAAAAATATCGCCCATATGTCTCCTATTTTGTGATTTTTAACCTTCATTTATCAGGTTTTTGTTCGGTAAATTGTTGCATAATGCTTTCTAGTTCCTTTTCACTTAAAGTTGAACGTTGAATTTCACTGTGTAAATAAGCACTATATTGACGATAGTTAAAACTTGGTTTAGGAGTGATTTTTTTATACACTACTCGTGAACCAGTTGATAATGGTTCATCAATTTCTACTTGAGTGTTTGCGACAAGATCTTTCATTTCTTTTTTGATAATTTTAAGCTCTTGTGCTAGTTTTTCATGTTCTTCAGCAAGTAATTTTAATTTTTCAATATTAGCAATTTCCATTATTTCCTTATCAACAATTTATTTATTACTTTTATTATATCTTTTTTGAGCTAATTAACAATCGGGTTGGTTGGTATTATTCCCAGTGCCACCCCAAGTGTGAGCATTCCGATATTAATTCCAAAGAAAATAAGAGTAGAAATAGCATCAGAGAGTGTAGCTAAAATTGGAGCTGACATGACAGCTGGATCTTTTTTAAATTTCACAGCAATAATTGGAATAACGGTTCCAAGCATCTTAGCAATAATCACGACTGCAAAAAGTGAAAATGAGCTTCCTAAAATTACAAAAGCTAGTGCACTTCATGGCACTCCAGCTGTACGAAAAATTACAAAGTATAAAAAGAGTCTAAGAATGTTAAAGATAAACATTAACACACCAACAATAATCGCAACTCTAACTTCTTTTAAAATTGCCTTCCCTGCATCTCTAAATTCAAGCTCTCCTAAAGCTGTAGCCCTAGTAATTGTGGTTGAGCTTTGTGAACCAGCATTCCCTGCTGAACCAGAAATAACTGGAATTAAAGCCACAATAATAGCTGCAGGAATGGTGATGTGAAGCGTTTCTGTAAGAAAACTTTCACTAATATTGGTGAATTTTTCAATAACTAACTGACTAATGGTGGCTGAAAGCATTAAAATAAGCAATCATAAAATCCGTGATTTCACAATAGTCCAAACAGTTGTTTTTAAATAACTCTCTTCAGCAGCATCTGGGTTAATCCCACTCATTTTATAAATATCTTCAGTAGCTGCTTCTTGGATAACATCAATAACATCATCAGATGTAATCATCCCGATGAGATAATTTTCACGATTAATAACTGGGAGAGCTGATTGATCTTGATCGGCAAAAATTAAGGATGCTTCTTCTTTAGAATCGTATGTATGTACTGAACGTACTGGTGAGTAAATTTCATCGATAATTTCTTCTTCATCCGAAAAAACAATCTCTTCGAGCATAACTGAACCAAGCAAAACTCCTCTTTGATCCACAACATATAAGTGATGACTTAATTCAACTTTATTTTTATAATCGCGACGAATCTTAGCTAAAGCTTTTTTACAAGTCAAAGTATTAGTCACAGTTGAAATATCCACTGACATAATACTTCCGACTTGATTATCGTTGTATGATAAAATTGAGTTAATTTTTTCCCGTTTTTGGGGATCAGTATTATTGAGAATTTTTCGAGTTAAATTAGCTGGTAAATCTTCTAAAATATCAGCAAGCTCATCAGTTTGAAGTTCTTGCAAAAGTTTCATTCCTCATTCTTCAGTTAAATTATTAACTAATTTAAATTGAATGTTTTCATCTAAATATGAAAATAATTCAGCTGCATCAACTGTTTTGAGAGAGCGTAGTAAAAATAATTGCGAACTAGGATCTAAACTTTCAGTAGCATATGCAATATCAGCTAAAGTATATTGATCTAAGAAATCGCGAATTTTTTTAATACTTTTACTTTGAATTAATTCGGTTAATTCAAGGAGGATTTGATTTTCAAAATCATTTAATAAATCGTATTTCTTGTTTTCTGACATGCAAACCTCCTTTCTGATAGCGGTTAATCTTTAATATATTTAAGAAGTGTTTCTTTAAATTCGCTAATTGGCACTTTGGTCATTAAGCCACCTTTTAAAATGCTAATTACCCCGGTTTCTTCTGATACAACAATAGTAGTAGCATCAGATTGTTCTGAAATTCCCAGTGCAGCTCGATGACGTGAACCAAAGCTATTATCAAGACTTTTTTTAGTGATTTTATAAAAAGTAGAAGCATAGTAAATTTTATTATCTCTAATAATAACTGCTCCATCGTGAATTGGGCTTTCTTTACTAAAAATAGCAATTAACAATGAACTTGATAAATTAGCGTTTAAAATAATTCCGTCTGTACGTAAATTATCTAAACTTTCATTGTTCTCTAGAGTAATTAAAGCTCCGATTCGTTTTTTAGATAAATATTCGACTGTGTCTTTGAGCTCATAAATCAAACGTTCTTGTGAAGAAGTCCCTAAGCTTAGATATTTGTTTTTGACAATTTTCTTGGAAATAAAATTACTAATTCTTGGTCACAGTAAAACCGATAAGATTCCTAGACAAATTCAAAAAGTAGCCAGCACAAAGATTAAAATAATAATTAAAATCATATTAACCTGCAAAGATACTAATTGCGTAAGCTCCTAAAAATAACAATGTAATTACTAGCACAATAATGCTAATGTAAATCAAATTCATGACTAAAGCTCTTTTGCGAGCTTTAGCTTGAGCAAGAAGTTCTTCTGGCGATTTTTCTGGTAATAGGTTTCCACTTGAATCGTATGTTTGAGCAATAATACGAGCAATTTCTGCTTTTCTCAAGTTTATTAAATGTTCTGGATCAAGTTTAGAATCAGATTTTTGGGCTGGTTTTTCCTTGTTTTTTAAAAAAATTTTAATATCCATAATACCTTCTTAAAATATTTATATTTAAATTTTACTTTATCAGACTAAAAATATAAATTTTTTGTTAATAAAATAAAAATTGTCCAGAGACAATTTTTGCAAGGATTTACAATTTATTAATCTCAATAATGCTATAACTTTTCTTATCTTTAGCAATTGAAATGACTTTGAATTGATATTTGTCTTCTAAAGTAAAAGAAGTTTTCTTATAAAGTTTCTTATCTCCACTTTTTTTGAGCAAATACTGCTCTAATGTTAGTTCTTCTTCATCAGGTTCAAGAAGAGAGACTTGAATATCTAATTGTTTAAAAACATCATAAACAAATAGTCCAGATTGCACTTGTGATTTTTCCAGCGATAATTCATAAATTTCTTCATCATTGTCATGCTCATCGTAAATTTCACCGACAATTTCTTCGAGAATATCCTCAATTGTGATTATTCCTTTAACTTTAGTCGAATTATTATTTTCTACTACTAGTCCCATCTGAGCACGATCTTTTCTTAGTTTATCTAGAGCTGATGAAAGAAGTGAATTTGCTGAAATGTACGGAAGAGTCTGCATATAAGTAATTATTTTTCCTTTTTTAAGGTGAAAAATATCTTTGAGCATAACCATACCGATTAATTGATCATTTTTCATAATTGGAAGTCGAGAATAATTAGTTTTTTTGAACATTTCCTTAGCTGTAGCAATATTATCTTTGTAATCTAAATATGATACATCCTTTAAACGAATATAGTGTTGCTGTACTTTAGTTGAGTCTAAGTCTAAAGCATTTTTCACTAAAATGCTTTCTCCAGTTTGCAATACTCCTTCATTTTGAGCTAAATTAATCATGGTTTTAAGATCATCTTCAGTATGAGTTATTAACACTTCTTTCCCGATTTTACTGATTGGAAGTGTAAGTACTCATAAAATTCAGTACATAATTTCAATAAAGGGCGAAAAGATTTGTAAGTATCTAACACAATGATGTTTAGCGATTAGTTTAGGACCAATTTCACCAAAAATTAAAAGCACTGGGGTGACAATTGCAATTGAAATAACAGTTGGTCAAACATTATCATTGCCAAATATTTGCGAAAGTAGTAGCGATGTGAGTACAGAAGACCCAACATTGACAATGTTGTTTCCAATTAAAATAGTTCCTAAAATTTGGTTAAATTTATTCTTTTGTTTTTGAATTAAGGTTGCATTGCGGGCTTTTTCTTCAACTAAAGCATTAATTTTAGCCGCTGAAATAATGCTATATGCTGTTTCACTTCCACTAAAAATGCTACTGAGTAAAAATAAAATAAATAAAACAATTAATAGAATAATTATCAAGTGCGTTGGCATTAGCAATCTCCTTTAGACTTGATAATTAAATGATGGGATATAGGTTCCATGAAAAACTCCTTATTTGTTTGAATCCTTGATAAATTCGGTAAAACTAACAATTTCTCCATTATATTGTAAACCAGCTAATCCAAGCTGTCCGTTCCGATTTTTAGCTACTGAAAGTAGAGTATTATAACTCATATCTTCTCTTTTGTCTTCAGCATTTCGACTTAAAAAGATCACAATATCAGCATCTTGTTCAATTGACCCTGATTCTCTAAGATCGTGCAATTGAGGTCGTTTATCTTCACGTGTTTCAACAGTACGTGAAAGTTGCGACAGTGCCATAATAGGAATTTTCATTTCTAAAGCTAAGGTTTTAAGGTTCCGTGAAATAGTTGAAACTTCCTGTTGACGATTCCCGCGTCCTCCTTGTGGTCCAGAAATAAGTTGGAGATAATCAATGATAATTAAGTCAAGTTGATAGTTTAAATTTTTGTTTAATAGTCTTAATTTTCAAGTAATATCGTCTATACTGCTAGTTGGCACGTCATCAAAATATACATTCATTTTATCAAATGATAAAGCAAACGAATCTAATTTTGATTTTTCATATGAATTAAGTCTTTTAGGATCTTGAATTTTGTTGAGTGGAATTTCTGAATGGGTAGATAAAAAACGTGAAGTCAATTCACTTGCTGGCATTTCAAGGGAAATAAAGGCTACATGCCGAATTTTAGTGTCTTGATCATTAATTGAATTAATAATTTGATCATTGCTTGCTCGCAAATTTTCTAAAGTAATATTGCGGGCAATATTAAGAGCAAAAGCAGTTTTCCCAATTCCGGGACGAGCAGCTAGAATGATAAATTGACCTGGTTTGAAGCCATTGACAAATTTATCTACCGCTTCAAATTCAGTTTTAATAACAAAATCTTCACTTACTCCAGTTAAGCGTTCATTAATTGAATTGAGCAATTCTTGCGAAGTATCATAAATGTGTTTAAATGAACTGCTTTGAATTGAATTTTGTGAATTATCTGAAAGGAATTGCTGAATATTTGAATATGCTTCCTTCCAGTCCATTTGACCAGTACCGTTTTTAATTTTGTTAATTTCATATTCATAATAAGCTTCAACATTTCGCATTTTAGTTAGATCAATTAGTTTTTCCACATTGGTTAAAAAGTGGGTTTCGTTCACTATCTTTGAGGCAATAAGTGAAATTAATAGTGGAGTTACTTCAGTAAAGGCATTATTATTTTTAATTTGGTCTAAATTCTGGACTAAATTAGCAAAATCAAAGAACGGGAATGCACTTCCCATTTTGTTTTTGAGAAATAAAATATAGCGAAATAACTGTTTATTTTCTGGAACAAAAAAGTTATCTTCTTTAAGATATTGAGCTCCCCGTTGTTGCATTTCTTCGTCTAAGATCATTGAGGCGAGAATGCTTTTTTCAATTTCGTCATCTTGAAATAATGTTTGGGGATTTAAAAAATTATTAATCAGCGTTAAGTAGTTTGTTTCCGGTTTACTATTTTGCGACATTTATGCTAATTTCCAATCTCACAATTGCGTGAATATCTTTATATAAATTGACATTCACTTCATGAGTACCTTCTGACACAAAGTGAATTTTTTCTAAAGCGTGTTTGGGTAAATTATAACCAAGTTTTTTGAGTTCATCGTGTACTTCTTTAGTTGAAACGCTTTTATGAACGTGCAAATTAAAATTCTTATCCACAGCAGCTTTAAGAACAAATTTAAGGGTGAGTGTTTCAAGTTCTTCTTTAATTTTTAAAAAATTACTTCTTTTAGCGTGTTCATCAGCTGAGAGTTGTTGTAATTTACGTTCAAGACTTTTAGCTGTTTTTTCATTATAAGGCAAGGCAAATCCGTTTTTGACTAAAAAGTTGCTTCCATATCCATTCGACACTTCAACAATAGTGTTTGCTTTTCCTTCTTTACAATCTTTAATTAAAATTACTTTCATGTTTTTTTGCTCCTGACATGACAATTGCATGTTTAATATTATCAACAAAAATATTTAAATCTTCATTTGAAACAGCCGCTGCTGAACTAAAGTGCCCACCACCGCCAACTGATTCACAAATAATTTGGACATTAGTATTGATTCCACGAGCACTAAGTTTATACTTAGTTTTATCTTTAGAATCTTTGAGTTTTGCCACTACAAACGAAGCTACACGACCTTTGATTTTTAAAATCTCATCAGCGGCAATGGAAATAGTATCATTGGAAGCTTCAATATTTGAATATGCAAGAAAAAATCCTTCTTTGACTTCAGTAAGGTTTTTTAAAATTAAATCAATAGTTTTACGTGTTTCATTATCGATTTTTAAAATTTCAACCGCAATTGAAGCTTTAGCTCCTTTAGTTTCAAGGTAACTAGCAGCTGAAAAAGCTCTTTGCGATACTGATTTGGCAAATTGATTAGTATCTAAGTAAATACCATTGAGTAATAATTGAGCTGTGGTTTGATCAATGCTTACTTTATTTTCAACAAAGGAAATAATCTCAGTGACAATTTCACAAGTTGATGAAGCAGTGGTATCAATATAAATATTAGTTACTGGACAATAATCAATGCTTTCGCCTGGTCGATGATGATCAAGGACAAAGACATTATTACGATCAGTATTTTTAAGAGCTTCAATATTATCAGTGCGTAGCACATCTGAATTATCGACTAAAACTACTAAAGTGTTTTCATTAGTTATTCTAGTTAAGTGTTCCATGTTGGAAGTTAAACAATCTCGTTCAAAAACACTTTTCATACTTGAAATCATTTGTTTAGTGGTGTGATCAAAAGTAAAATTACCAATATAGGCTTTTTTATTAAAACCTTTAGCCATTTGATAAATTCCATAAGCAGACCCAATAGCATCTAAATCAGCCATTTTATGTCCATAAATAATCACCTTATCAATTTTATTGCTAATTAATTTTTTTCTTAATTCTAAG
Proteins encoded in this window:
- a CDS encoding CNNM domain-containing protein; the protein is MPTHLIIILLIVLFILFLLSSIFSGSETAYSIISAAKINALVEEKARNATLIQKQKNKFNQILGTILIGNNIVNVGSSVLTSLLLSQIFGNDNVWPTVISIAIVTPVLLIFGEIGPKLIAKHHCVRYLQIFSPFIEIMYWILWVLTLPISKIGKEVLITHTEDDLKTMINLAQNEGVLQTGESILVKNALDLDSTKVQQHYIRLKDVSYLDYKDNIATAKEMFKKTNYSRLPIMKNDQLIGMVMLKDIFHLKKGKIITYMQTLPYISANSLLSSALDKLRKDRAQMGLVVENNNSTKVKGIITIEDILEEIVGEIYDEHDNDEEIYELSLEKSQVQSGLFVYDVFKQLDIQVSLLEPDEEELTLEQYLLKKSGDKKLYKKTSFTLEDKYQFKVISIAKDKKSYSIIEINKL
- a CDS encoding DHH family phosphoesterase, whose product is MKKKKRVILVYVIFAIFLISFVTLLTFIIINADNTYILAWLSLGVLATLAFEAVVLYFILSRFIKSRELIKKSFNSFVENIMTNNNIGIIIYDSGQEIIWSSSFLKSKFKNNFIGWSLDDFFQKFYGNKKKVDLNENKIEFSENDHIYEAQFWPISNTVVIRDISTENLFKTITAEQKPVIGEIEIDNFQLYQSILSEEQFFKLNKAVIDTIEEYVKKYNMIYRQYTNGKFIVFTNEKTISELIENQFDLFMKINQKEIDNSYKISLSIGFASGWSSFQKQIEQAKKALLQAQNRGGDQVAIFSNTRNPIYFGSKSEIVSDNSRIKIKNTALELRKKLISNKIDKVIIYGHKMADLDAIGSAYGIYQMAKGFNKKAYIGNFTFDHTTKQMISSMKSVFERDCLTSNMEHLTRITNENTLVVLVDNSDVLRTDNIEALKNTDRNNVFVLDHHRPGESIDYCPVTNIYIDTTASSTCEIVTEIISFVENKVSIDQTTAQLLLNGIYLDTNQFAKSVSQRAFSAASYLETKGAKASIAVEILKIDNETRKTIDLILKNLTEVKEGFFLAYSNIEASNDTISIAADEILKIKGRVASFVVAKLKDSKDKTKYKLSARGINTNVQIICESVGGGGHFSSAAAVSNEDLNIFVDNIKHAIVMSGAKKHESNFN
- a CDS encoding DnaB-like helicase C-terminal domain-containing protein, with the protein product MSQNSKPETNYLTLINNFLNPQTLFQDDEIEKSILASMILDEEMQQRGAQYLKEDNFFVPENKQLFRYILFLKNKMGSAFPFFDFANLVQNLDQIKNNNAFTEVTPLLISLIASKIVNETHFLTNVEKLIDLTKMRNVEAYYEYEINKIKNGTGQMDWKEAYSNIQQFLSDNSQNSIQSSSFKHIYDTSQELLNSINERLTGVSEDFVIKTEFEAVDKFVNGFKPGQFIILAARPGIGKTAFALNIARNITLENLRASNDQIINSINDQDTKIRHVAFISLEMPASELTSRFLSTHSEIPLNKIQDPKRLNSYEKSKLDSFALSFDKMNVYFDDVPTSSIDDITWKLRLLNKNLNYQLDLIIIDYLQLISGPQGGRGNRQQEVSTISRNLKTLALEMKIPIMALSQLSRTVETREDKRPQLHDLRESGSIEQDADIVIFLSRNAEDKREDMSYNTLLSVAKNRNGQLGLAGLQYNGEIVSFTEFIKDSNK
- the rsgA gene encoding ribosome small subunit-dependent GTPase A; amino-acid sequence: MKGKIFSIIGGIYTVKLQDQSFIKISGAGKLRYLNLTPLVGDDVIVENNQVSQILERKNEFIRPKVANIDQMILLMSFKEPQFSSFLFDKYLSIVENKKITPILFFTKADLSQDYMIVEQYRKMNYQCYLINNNNPTYVNDVKRIFKNKYSVFMGQTGVGKTTTINKLSNNNYQTQAISKALGRGKHTTRAIHITEFNHGYLIDTPGFSSLDLDMNKYELARSFEQFDKLAQQCKFRSCLHLNETINVCAIKQAVENGSIPQFRYDNYLKLQNQLTEKEK
- a CDS encoding ribulose-phosphate 3-epimerase, with the protein product MKKYVTPSLLNADPKQRPKMAEHLIEQGIKWIHYDIMDGEFVQNTAIEVGEIINIDKNVTKHFKDAHLMVQDPYLYANLLSEHVELITFHYEAIVDDTEEFLNYLIDNKDQLKIGLAIKPHTPVESIKEFLPHLSLVLVMSVEPGKGGQKFMPIALDKIKELKNLRAVHSYQYLIQVDGGINDQTGPLCFKAGADACVAGTYLVSEPTKDRINTILGNKYKNKAN
- a CDS encoding serine/threonine-protein kinase, which gives rise to MQNKYILESSRVYQKYQIEKLIGSGGAGSVFLVYLKANPQIKFALKYYKNAMDTSNAIRFKYEADLLKKIKSKAIPKFEEFYQDQAEMFYVMEYIQGETLSNLLAKKGRLDTRRAINYMKQINEGIGELHAFNIIHRDIKSQNIIVTEHQEIKIVDLGISLSPDSQRITKTSTIVCSPYYAAPEINHKITKAVDIYALGIVFFEMLTGQYPFKGKDEYETIKMHKEKNFPNIREFIDVPWSIYNILARAVAKDPKKRYESVWDFNKDLTKALTPEGKAQSPINMKTLQVQKTKDLFFASNKFLVFGIVIILLIIIVLLIVIFFNIK
- a CDS encoding diadenylate cyclase; this encodes MILIIILIFVLATFWICLGILSVLLWPRISNFISKKIVKNKYLSLGTSSQERLIYELKDTVEYLSKKRIGALITLENNESLDNLRTDGIILNANLSSSLLIAIFSKESPIHDGAVIIRDNKIYYASTFYKITKKSLDNSFGSRHRAALGISEQSDATTIVVSEETGVISILKGGLMTKVPISEFKETLLKYIKD
- the mgtE gene encoding magnesium transporter → MSENKKYDLLNDFENQILLELTELIQSKSIKKIRDFLDQYTLADIAYATESLDPSSQLFLLRSLKTVDAAELFSYLDENIQFKLVNNLTEEWGMKLLQELQTDELADILEDLPANLTRKILNNTDPQKREKINSILSYNDNQVGSIMSVDISTVTNTLTCKKALAKIRRDYKNKVELSHHLYVVDQRGVLLGSVMLEEIVFSDEEEIIDEIYSPVRSVHTYDSKEEASLIFADQDQSALPVINRENYLIGMITSDDVIDVIQEAATEDIYKMSGINPDAAEESYLKTTVWTIVKSRILWLLILMLSATISQLVIEKFTNISESFLTETLHITIPAAIIVALIPVISGSAGNAGSQSSTTITRATALGELEFRDAGKAILKEVRVAIIVGVLMFIFNILRLFLYFVIFRTAGVPWSALAFVILGSSFSLFAVVIIAKMLGTVIPIIAVKFKKDPAVMSAPILATLSDAISTLIFFGINIGMLTLGVALGIIPTNPIVN
- the pgsA gene encoding CDP-diacylglycerol--glycerol-3-phosphate 3-phosphatidyltransferase gives rise to the protein MSKFKLNLKLNKNNIPNILTMIRIWMAFFLTAFLIFHGYKVFQVGFARIIDYQPWLSWLMFVFFTIAISTDFVDGYLARKWKTVSDFGKLWDPLADKIITIVGLIYLILSGWFNVGLVVLIIIRDLIVDGLRIQMARQQVDIKANQLARIKTFYISILIIVTLLINAIFNSANYDSGILGSLNEVVSAAKRAFSILVLLGLIGAVGISYASGYQYLDKALKLKNKK
- the rplI gene encoding 50S ribosomal protein L9, producing the protein MKVILIKDCKEGKANTIVEVSNGYGSNFLVKNGFALPYNEKTAKSLERKLQQLSADEHAKRSNFLKIKEELETLTLKFVLKAAVDKNFNLHVHKSVSTKEVHDELKKLGYNLPKHALEKIHFVSEGTHEVNVNLYKDIHAIVRLEISINVAK
- a CDS encoding MHJ_0274 family protein — translated: MGDIFIWIVFGALVSLVAGFFLFKTIKDKIDARKEKKLLEQFKAEAKEYSQTLIISINRLIELNEEELENFKVSIGDMKMKDINAIPIEYLNHVMTLDRFKRFVLPNPEMQDFVKNLNHLKDIKPNSWMKKCSKEIYFFKEQAKKAKELISEQDVQKEVDYLNQHYAFEKRKLIERR